The proteins below are encoded in one region of Brassica napus cultivar Da-Ae chromosome A6, Da-Ae, whole genome shotgun sequence:
- the LOC106346902 gene encoding protein REVEILLE 7-like, translating to MAAPDRSEDGSSNVENGSCNSNEGTNHETSSCRIANAAKVRKPYTVSKQREKWSEAEHERFLDAIELYGRAWRQIQEHIGTKTAVQIRSHAQKFFSKVAREADSGRDGSVKTVVIPPPRPKRKPTHPYPRKSPVPYAQSPSSNLEKGTKSPTSVLSPFDSEDQVNRCSSPNSCTSDMQSIDKKNDYATSKQSFKEDDAVTGSKPISSIMLFGKIVLVTGESHKTSSSREDSGVDHKSTTGQDSRHVDTALSLGVWDTSCTGSNVFGSVTEISDNLEKSAEARKRLTSLEKQEPCYRANGFRPYKRCLSEREVTSSLSLVASEEEGSRRRARVCS from the exons ATGGCTGCTCCG GATCGAAGTGAGGATGGAAGTAGCAATGTAGAGAATGGAAGTTGCAATTCAAATGAAGGAACCAATCATGAAACCAGCAGTTGTCGGATCGCAAACGCTGCTAAG GTTAGGAAGCCGTACACAGTATCTAAGCAGAGAGAGAAGTGGAGCGAGGCAGAGCATGAGAGGTTCCTTGATGCTATCGAGCTTTATGGTCGTGCTTGGCGGCAAATCCAAG AACATATAGGTACGAAAACAGCTGTTCAGATCAGAAGCCATGCTCAGAAGTTTTTCTCCAAG GTGGCTCGTGAAGCTGACAGTGGTAGGGACGGCTCGGTTAAAACGGTTGTGATCCCGCCTCCTCGTCCAAAGAGGAAACCAACACATCCTTATCCTCGGAAGTCGCCTGTTCCATATGCTCAGTCTCCTTCCTCTAATTTGGAGAAAGGAACAAAGTCTCCAACTTCTGTGCTATCACCATTTGATTCAGAGGATCAGGTCAACCGATGCTCCTCTCCTAACTCGTGTACCAGTGACATGCAGTCCATAGATAAGAAGAATGACTATGCAACATCCAAGCAATCTTTTAAAGAGGATGATGCTGTAACCGGTTCAAAACCCATATCTAGCATTATGCTTTTTGGGAAGATTGTCCTAGTGACGGGTGAATCTCACAAAACATCTTCTTCCAGAGAGGACTCAGGTGTTGATCACAAATCAACGACGGGTCAAGATTCTAGGCACGTCGACACTGCTTTATCTCTAGGGGTATGGGATACGTCATGTACCGGTTCCAACGTGTTTGGCTCGGTCACAGAAATTTCAGACAACTTGGAGAAGAGTGCAGAAGCACGGAAACGGCTAACCTCGTTAGAAAAACAAGAACCTTGTTATCGTGCAAATGGGTTCAGACCATACAAGAGATGCTTATCAGAAAGAGAAGTGACATCGTCCTTGTCCTTGGTAGCTTCAGAAGAAGAGGGAAGCCGGAGAAGAGCACGTGTATGCTCGTAG
- the LOC106346903 gene encoding kinesin-like protein KIN-7A — protein sequence MRTPGTPLSKTDRTPAVTPGGSSRSREEKIVVTVRLRPLNKKEQLAKDQVAWECVDDHTIVSKPQAQERSHHQSSFTFDKVFGPESVTEDVYEDGVKNVALSALMGINATIFAYGQTSSGKTYTMRGVTEKAVNDIYNHITNTPERDFTIKISGLEIYNENVRDLLNSDSGRALKLLDDPEKGTVVEKLVEETANNDQHLRHLISICEAQRQVGETALNDTSSRSHQIIRLTIQSTHRENSDCVRSYMSSLNFVDLAGSERASQSQADGTRLREGCHINLSLMTLTTVIRKLSVGKRSGHIPYRDSKLTRILQHSLGGNARTAIICTLSPASTHAEQSRNTLYFANRAKEVTNNAQVNMVVSDKQLVKHLQKEVARLEAERRTPGPSTEKDFKIQQMEMEIEELRKQRDDAQIQLEELRQKLQVEQQQNKGLNPFDSPDPPVRKCLSYSVAVTPSAENKTLNRNERARKTTIRQSMIRQSSTAPFTLMHEIRKLEHLQEQLGEEATKALEVLQKEVACHRLGNQDAAQTIAKLQEEIREMRTVRSSSTVLKDVLNTGDVIAPNKSVSANLKEEITRLHSQGSTIANLEEQLESVQKSIDKLVMSLTSNTNAGDETPKAKNHHHHSKKKKLPLTPSSVSNRQNFLKSPCSPLSASKQVLDCDAENKDPQENNSPATRGTVTPQETPQKGGEESGDVSSREGTPGYRRSSSVNMKKMQQMFQNAAEENVRSIRAYVTELKERVAKLQYQKQLLVCQVLELEANEGAGYSVEDEEKTIEENEEQSQVAWHITFIEERQQIIELWHVCHVSIIHRTQFYLLFKGDQADQIYMEVELRRLTWLEQHLAEVGNATPARIGNGTPSKNGDDTAVVSLSSSIRALRREREFLARRINSRLTPEEREELYMKWDVPLEGKQRKLQFVNKLWTDPYDSRHVQESAEIVAKLVGFCESGNISKEMFELNFAMPSDKRWNIGWDNISNLLHL from the exons ATGAGAACTCCTGGAACTCCACTTTCGAAAACCGACAGAACACCAGCTGTAACACCAGGTGGAAGCTCACGATCAAGGGAGGAGAAGATCGTTGTTACCGTGAGGCTAAGGCCACTGAACAAGAAGGAACAGTTAGCTAAAGACCAAGTGGCTTGGGAATGTGTTGATGACCACACCATTGTGTCCAAACCACAAGCTCAAGAACGTTCGCATCACCAGTCCTCGTTTACATTCG ataaAGTGTTTGGACCAGAGAGTGTCACAGAAGATGTGTATGAAGATGGTGTTAAGAATGTTGCATTGTCTGCTCTGATGGGCATAAACG CAACAATATTTGCATATGGACAAACGAGCAGTGGGAAGACATATACCATGAGAGGAGTAACGGAGAAAGCTGTCAATGATATTTACAATCACATAACTAAC ACCCCTGAAAGAGATTTTACTATCAAGATCTCTGGTCTGGAAATATACAATGAGAATGTTAGGGATCTGCTGAATTCAGATTCAGGGCGTGCCCTTAAACTCCTTGATGACCCTGAG AAAGGGACTGTGGTCGAAAAACTGGTGGAAGAAACAGCTAATAATGACCAACACTTGAGGCATCTGATTAGCATTTGTGAAG CTCAAAGGCAAGTTGGAGAAACTGCTTTGAATGATACTAGCTCACGGTCACACCAAATAATCAGACTG ACGATACAAAGTACTCACCGCGAAAATTCAGATTGTGTGAGATCATACATGTCTAGTCTG AACTTTGTGGACTTAGCAGGAAGTGAAAGAGCGTCACAGTCGCAGGCAGATGGAACGAGGCTCAGGGAAGGTTGCCATATCAATCTTAGTCTAATGACCCTTACAACTGTCATAAGGAAACTAAG TGTGGGGAAGAGAAGCGGCCACATACCTTACAGAGACTCCAAGCTCACTCGGATATTACAGCATTCACTCGGTGGAAATGCTCGAACAGCCATTATATGTACATTAAGTCCAGCCTCGACTCATGCTGAACAATCAAGAAATACTCTCTACTTCGCCAACCGAGCCAAGGAAGTTACAAACAATGCTCAAGTGAATATG GTTGTCTCTGATAAGCAACTAGTGAAACATCTTCAGAAAGAAGTGGCTAGACTGGAGGCAGAGCGTCGCACACCTGGTCCATCAACAGAAAAGGATTTTAAGATCCAGCAG ATGGAAATGGAAATTGAAGAGCTTAGGAAACAAAGAGATGATGCACAAAtccaacttgaggagttgcgcCAAAAGCTTCAAGtggaacaacaacaaaataag GGCTTAAATCCTTTTGATTCACCAGACCCACCGGTCAGAAAATGTCTTTCCTATTCTGTTGCCGTGACCCCTAGCGCGGAGAACAAAACGCTAAACAGGAACGAGAGAGCCAGAAAGACAACTATACGTCAATCTATGATACGCCAGTCATCAACAGCTCCTTTCACACTAATGCACGAGATCCGAAAACTTGAACACCTTCAAGAACAGCTTGGTGAAGAAGCAACAAAGGCTCTCGAAGTACTACAGAAGGAAGTAGCTTGCCACAGACTAGGAAACCAAGATGCAGCTCAGACCATCGCCAAGCTTCAAGAAGAGATAAGGGAGATGCGTACCGTGAGATCATCCTCCACAGTGCTTAAAGATGTTTTGAATACGGGAGATGTTATAGCTCCTAACAAGAGTGTAAGTGCCAACCTCAAGGAAGAGATAACAAGGCTCCATTCACAAGGAAGCACCATCGCAAATCTAGAGGAGCAACTTGAGAGTGTTCAGAAGTCAATAGATAAGCTGGTGATGTCACTTACAAGCAACACCAATGCTGGAGATGAAACCCCCAAGGCaaagaatcatcatcatcattcaaagaagaagaagcttccaTTGACGCCGAGCAGCGTGTCCAACCGCCAGAATTTCTTGAAATCTCCATGCTCTCCTCTTTCAGCTTCTAAGCAAGTCTTGGACTGTGATGCTGAGAACAAAGATCCTCAAGAGAACAACAGTCCCGCAACTAGAGGGACAGTGACACCACAAGAGACTCCACAGAAAGGAGGAGAAGAGAGCGGAGATGTGTCGTCAAGAGAAGGCACTCCAGGGTACAGAAGATCAAGCTCAGTGAACATGAAGAAAATGCAGCAGATGTTCCAAAACGCAGCGGAGGAGAACGTGAGAAGCATAAGAGCATACGTCACCGAGCTCAAAGAACGTGTCGCCAAACTACAGTACCAGAAACAACTTCTCGTTTGTCAGGTGCTTGAGCTGGAAGCAAATGAAGGAGCTGGATACAGCGTAGAGGACGAGGAGAAGACCATAGAGGAAAATGAAGAGCAGAGTCAAGTAGCGTGGCATATAACATTCATAGAGGAGAGACAACAGATCATAGAGCTGTGGCATGTCTGCCACGTCTCCATCATCCACAGGACACAGTTCTATCTACTGTTCAAAGGCGATCAGGCAGACCAAATCTACATGGAAGTCGAGCTGAGACGGTTGACATGGTTAGAACAACACCTAGCAGAAGTAGGTAACGCAACTCCAGCTCGAATAGGTAACGGAACTCCATCTAAAAATGGCGATGACACTGCAGTTGTATCTCTATCATCAAg TATAAGAGCATTGAGACGTGAGAGGGAGTTTTTGGCGAGAAGGATCAATTCGAGACTGACGCCTGAGGAGAGAGAGGAGCTGTACATGAAATGGGACGTGCCACTGGAAGGGAAACAGAGGAAGCTGCAGTTTGTGAACAAGCTATGGACTGATCCTTACGACTCAAGGCACGTGCAGGAGAGCGCAGAGATAGTGGCGAAGCTTGTTGGGTTCTGCGAAAGTGGGAACATCTCTAAAGAGATGTTTGAGCTCAACTTCGCCATGCCTTCGGATAAAAGGTGGAACATTGGTTGGGACAACATCTCTAACCTTCTTCATctatga
- the LOC125610243 gene encoding probable endo-1,3(4)-beta-glucanase ARB_01444, whose protein sequence is MAQSKPKGDAPFRFPKCEASVLPDPSRFFSNHLLSNPLPTNSFFQNFTLGKDDQPEYFHPYLIKPAKSSLSISYPSLFHNSDFFHEVFKPDITISGSPIDQSSKQTHQISSFSDLGVNLDFPYSNLRFFLVRGSPFITFSVSCNKITISTSHEFVSFSGNSSCTKYTAKLNNNQTWLIYTTTPTKLTKKDNSSIHCRGEFSGLIRIAVLPNSKPDFEPILDRFSRSYPVSGDADFTTPFTLEYKWEKRGHGDLLLLAHPLHLKLLSESATVLDKIKYKSIDGDLTGVIGDSWVLKPDTVSITWHSLKGVKQDSSREEIISALIKDVIALNSSSPVSCWSYHYGKVISRAARLALIAEEVSYLHVIPAIGKYLKDMIEPWLDGSFGPNSFVYDPKWGGIITVHGSKNAREDHGYGIYNNHHVHLGYFLYAIAVLVKIDPLWGKRYKSHAYTLMADYMTLGRKCDGYDSVFPRLRCFDVFKLHSWAGGLTVFADGRNQVCPSEAVNAYYSAALLGLAYGDVHVVAAASTIMSLEIHASKMWWQVKEDDTIYPKEFTAKNRLVGVLWSTKRDSSLWFGDKEWKECRLGQQLLPLIPVSENLFSDVKFVKQLVKWTLPALKRDGVEDGWKGFVYALESVYDKYEALQKIRGLHEFDDGNSLSNLLWWVHSRD, encoded by the exons ATGGCTCAGTCGAAACCAAAGGGCGACGCTCCGTTCCGGTTCCCGAAATGCGAAGCCTCTGTTTTACCCGACCCATCTCGCTTCTTCAGCAACCATCTCCTCTCAAACCCTCTTCCTACTAACTCTTTCTTCCAGAACTTCACTCTCGGTAAAGACGACCAACCTGAGTACTTCCACCCTTACCTCATCAAACCGGCGAAATCATCACTCTCCATCTCGTACCCATCTCTGTTTCATAACTCAGACTTCTTCCACGAGGTTTTCAAACCGGACATTACCATCTCCGGTTCACCCATTGACCAGAGTTCCAAACAAACTCATCAGATCTCTTCATTCAGCGATCTCGGCGTCAATCTTGACTTCCCTTACTCTAATCTCAGATTCTTCCTCGTCAGAGGAAGCCCGTTCATCACCTTCTCGGTCTCCTGCAACAAGATCACAATCTCAACAAGCCACGAGTTCGTGTCCTTTTCCGGAAACAGCTCGTGTACAAAGTACACAGCCAAGCTTAACAACAACCAAACATGGTTGATTTACACCACTACGCCTACTAAACTAACCAAAAAAGACAACTCCTCGATTCATTGCCGTGGCGAGTTTTCCGGTTTAATCCGAATCGCTGTGTTACCTAACTCCAAACCAGATTTCGAACCGATCCTCGACCGGTTCAGTCGCTCTTACCCGGTTTCCGGCGACGCTGACTTCACAACGCCCTTCACTTTAGAGTACAAATGGGAGAAGAGAGGCCACGGAGATCTCCTGCTGCTCGCGCATCCTCTTCATCTAAAGCTATTGTCAGAATCAGCCACCGTACTagacaaaatcaaatacaaaagCATCGACGGAGACTTAACCGGTGTTATCGGAGATTCATGGGTTCTTAAACCGGACACTGTTTCAATTACGTGGCATTCACTCAAAGGAGTGAAACAAGATTCGTCACGCGAAGAGATCATCTCAGCTCTCATCAAAGACGTTATCGCATTAAACTCCTCGTCTCCGGTCTCGTGCTGGTCTTATCACTACGGGAAAGTGATATCGAGAGCGGCGAGGCTGGCTTTGATCGCTGAAGAAGTCTCATATCTCCACGTGATTCCAGCTATCGGTAAATATTTAAAGGACATGATCGAGCCGTGGCTTGACGGAAGCTTCGGACCAAACTCGTTTGTGTATGATCCTAAATGGGGAGGTATTATCACAGTCCACGGATCAAAAAATGCACGAGAAGATCACGGGTATGGGATTTACAATAACCACCATGTTCATCTAGGTTACTTTCTCTACGCGATCGCTGTGCTCGTTAAGATCGATCCTTTGTGGGGGAAGAGATACAAATCTCATGCGTACACTCTTATGGCGGATTACATGACGTTGGGGAGGAAGTGTGATGGTTATGATTCTGTTTTCCCCCGTTTGAGATGTTTTGACGTTTTCAAGCTACACTCTTGGGCGGGAGGGTTGACTGTGTTCGCCGACGGGAGGAATCAGGTGTGTCCGAGCGAGGCTGTGAACGCTTATTACTCAGCTGCTTTGTTAGGTTTAGCGTATGGTGACGTTCATGTTGTTGCGGCGGCTTCCACGATCATGTCGCTTGAGATCCACGCCTCGAAAATGTGGTGGCAG GTGAAAGAAGATGACACTATATACCCAAAAGAATTCACTGCCAAGAATCGTTTGGTTGGGGTATTATGGTCAACAAAGAGAGACAGTAGCCTATGGTTCGGTGATAAGGAGTGGAAAGAGTGTCGGCTTGGTCAACAGTTATTACCGTTGATTCCGGTATCGGAAAACCTCTTCTCCGATGTTAAATTCGTGAAGCAGCTCGTGAAGTGGACTTTGCCCGCGTTGAAGAGAGACGGCGTTGAAGATGGCTGGAAAGGGTTCGTTTATGCTTTGGAAAGTGTTTACGACAAATATGAAGCTTTACAGAAGATTCGAGGATTACATGAGTTTGACGATGGAAACTCTCTCAGTAATCTATTGTGGTGGGTTCACAGTAGAGACTAG
- the LOC106351429 gene encoding general transcription and DNA repair factor IIH subunit TFB4 gives MATVASKLYSDDVSLLVLLLDTNPLFWSNRSTTFSQFLSHVLAFLNAVLGLNQLNRVVVIATGYCSCDYIYDSSLTLSGNSESGRTGMPALFGSLLEKLEDFIVKDEELIKEQEHDERIASSLLSGSLSMALCYIQRVFRSGHLHPQPRILCLQGSPDGPEQYVAVMNSIFSAQRLMVPIDSCYIGTQNSAFLQQASYITGGVHHAPKQLDGLFQFLTTIFATDLHTRSFVQLPKPVGVDFRASCFCHKKTIDMGYVCSVCLSIFCEHHKKCSTCGSVFGQSKLDGASTVSDKKRKAPDS, from the exons ATGGCTACCGTTGCTTCTAAGCTCTATTCAG ACGATGTTAGTCTTCTAGTGTTGTTACTCGATACGAATCCCTTGTTCTGGAGCAATAGATCGACTACATTCTCTCAGTTCCTATCTCAT GTGCTTGCTTTTCTGAACGCGGTTTTGGGGTTGAATCAACTGAACCGAGTTGTAGTGATAGCTACTGGGTACTGTTCGTGTGATTACATCTATGATTCGTCTTTGACATTGAGTGGGAACTCTGAGAGTGGTAGAACTGGAATGCCTGCTCTTTTTGGCTCTTTGCTTGAGAAGTTGGAAGATTTTATTGTTAAAGATGAGGAGCTTATCAAGGAGCAGGAGCATGATGAGAGGATAGCTTCTTCTCTCTTGTCAGGATCACTCTCCATGGCTCTTTGCT ATATACAGAGGGTTTTCCGTTCTGGACATCTTCATCCCCAGCCTCGG ATTTTATGCTTGCAAGGCTCCCCTGATGGCCCTGAACA ATATGTAGCTGTTATGAACTCTATCTTCTCTGCCCAACGCCTAATG GTCCCCATTGATTCCTGTTACATAGGTACACAGAACTCGGCGTTTTTGCAGCAG GCATCTTACATAACCGGCGGTGTACATCATGCACCAAAACAGTTGGATGGGCTGTTTCAGTTTCTTACG ACGATCTTTGCTACTGATTTGCACACCCGTAGCTTTGTACAACTTCCTAAACCCGTAGGCGTTGATTTTCGAGCATC GTGTTTTTGCCACAAGAAGACTATCGATATGGGGTATGTATGTTCGGTATGTCTGTCCATTTTCTGTGAGCATCACAAGAAATGTTCGACGTGCGG GTCAGTTTTTGGTCAGTCTAAGCTTGATGGTGCTTCAACTGTCAGTGATAAGAAGAGAAAAGCTCCTGATTCTTAA